A section of the Syntrophorhabdaceae bacterium genome encodes:
- a CDS encoding nucleotidyltransferase, with the protein MANIIEQYNEFLGNLAEELDIPPSKYQQAVDRYAAVGKWLEEGNYEGSSGKPLIYPQGSFRLGTVVRPLKNGEESDYDIDLVCELQIRKDQTNPQKIKSLVGNRLMANITYKKMMDSEGRRCWTLQYAEEDGIGFHIDILPSIPEDLNITDALIRASVLRDTAKLAIAITHKDRYKGTYSWRSSNPRGFAEWFDAIKKPMFTRIAEAVRQKVFESNRKIFASVEDVPDQLVKTPLQSAIQILKRHRDTRFLGHALEDAKPVSIIITTLSARLYRNEADVYSTLKNIIEKLDAHSKLLVPNQTLHESILELRLIEKKTDGRWYIPNPVNPAENFADRWHENDHKMARAFFQWVSWVKHDLLEVINQVSLKDIGNSLKFLGAHYVESAASKIAQASSPKILILSDDKDSHYQIKNPNRPWGMCGK; encoded by the coding sequence ATGGCAAACATCATCGAACAATATAATGAGTTTCTCGGCAACCTTGCTGAGGAACTGGATATTCCGCCGAGTAAATATCAGCAAGCAGTAGATCGGTATGCCGCTGTGGGTAAATGGCTGGAAGAAGGCAATTACGAAGGCAGCAGCGGAAAGCCTTTGATTTACCCCCAAGGCTCGTTTCGGTTGGGAACAGTGGTAAGACCGCTGAAGAATGGGGAAGAATCTGATTATGATATTGATCTGGTGTGCGAGTTGCAAATTCGAAAAGATCAGACAAATCCTCAAAAAATTAAATCGCTTGTCGGCAATAGGTTGATGGCAAATATTACTTATAAGAAGATGATGGACTCAGAAGGTCGGAGATGCTGGACTTTACAATATGCTGAAGAAGACGGTATAGGTTTTCATATAGATATACTTCCATCAATCCCCGAAGACCTCAATATAACAGACGCACTTATAAGAGCGAGTGTTTTAAGAGACACTGCAAAACTTGCGATTGCTATAACACATAAAGATAGGTATAAAGGAACATATTCTTGGCGATCGAGCAATCCGAGGGGTTTCGCAGAATGGTTTGATGCTATAAAAAAACCAATGTTCACAAGAATTGCCGAAGCGGTAAGGCAGAAAGTTTTTGAGAGCAACCGCAAAATATTTGCCAGCGTTGAAGATGTTCCTGATCAATTAGTAAAGACTCCGCTGCAAAGCGCAATTCAGATCCTCAAACGGCATAGGGACACAAGATTTTTAGGGCATGCATTGGAAGATGCCAAACCTGTTTCGATAATTATCACGACCTTGTCTGCAAGGCTTTATAGAAATGAGGCCGATGTTTACTCGACTTTGAAAAATATAATCGAAAAATTGGATGCACATTCTAAGTTGCTTGTGCCTAATCAAACTTTGCATGAAAGCATACTGGAATTGCGTCTTATAGAAAAAAAGACAGATGGAAGGTGGTATATTCCCAATCCAGTTAATCCCGCAGAAAACTTCGCAGATCGTTGGCATGAGAATGACCATAAAATGGCTCGTGCATTCTTTCAATGGGTGTCCTGGGTAAAACATGACCTTCTAGAGGTTATAAACCAAGTAAGCCTGAAGGATATCGGCAACTCATTGAAGTTTTTAGGAGCGCATTATGTTGAAAGTGCAGCCTCTAAAATTGCACAGGCTTCATCACCCAAAATATTAATTTTGAGTGATGACAAGGATTCTCATTACCAGATAAAAAATCCAAACCGTCCATGGGGAATGTGTGGAAAATAG
- a CDS encoding CBASS cGAMP-activated phospholipase, with product MRFQILSLDGGGIKGLFSAAVLAHLEEDFDVKISDHFDLIVGTSTGGIIALGLGIGMTPREIMQFYISKGPKIFPNKRMYGIRQLYRNKYNPFELEHALKECFGKKRLAESRKRLVIPSYNIGEDNVYLFKTPHHEDLKRDYKVPIWKVAMATSAAPTYLPVFSGVDNIRLIDGGVWANNPTMVGIVEAVSKLNMSLDNIRILSLGTTSEIKNRRKKLDHGGIWQWKNDGIDVVLRGQSIGAYTQAQHLLGKEQIIRIDPVVPDGLFKLDKLSEEDLLAKAAHESRISTPKIRELFIDHKAPDFTPKYV from the coding sequence ATGAGATTCCAAATTTTATCTCTTGACGGTGGAGGAATTAAAGGACTTTTTTCTGCTGCTGTTCTTGCACACTTGGAAGAAGATTTTGACGTAAAAATTTCGGATCACTTTGACCTTATTGTCGGCACGTCTACGGGGGGAATTATTGCATTAGGTCTGGGGATAGGAATGACACCCCGGGAGATCATGCAATTTTATATCAGCAAGGGCCCAAAGATTTTCCCCAACAAACGAATGTATGGAATCAGACAACTATATCGAAATAAGTACAATCCGTTTGAACTAGAACATGCCCTGAAGGAATGTTTTGGCAAAAAAAGGCTAGCAGAAAGCAGGAAGCGTCTTGTTATTCCCTCGTATAACATCGGCGAAGACAATGTTTATTTATTTAAAACACCCCATCATGAGGATCTTAAACGCGATTACAAAGTGCCTATATGGAAAGTGGCTATGGCTACAAGCGCTGCACCCACATATTTACCAGTTTTCAGCGGGGTTGATAATATCCGTTTGATAGACGGTGGGGTGTGGGCCAACAATCCAACAATGGTTGGTATAGTTGAGGCTGTTAGTAAATTAAATATGTCTCTCGATAACATACGCATTCTAAGTTTAGGAACAACAAGTGAGATCAAAAATCGGCGCAAGAAACTTGACCATGGCGGAATATGGCAGTGGAAAAATGATGGAATCGACGTCGTCCTGCGTGGTCAAAGTATTGGAGCGTACACACAAGCACAGCATCTTTTGGGAAAGGAACAGATTATACGCATAGATCCAGTTGTACCTGACGGACTTTTTAAGCTAGATAAGCTGTCTGAAGAAGATCTCCTTGCGAAGGCTGCTCACGAAAGCAGGATATCTACGCCAAAGATTCGCGAGTTATTCATAGATCACAAAGCACCAGATTTTACACCAAAATATGTTTAA
- a CDS encoding SEC-C domain-containing protein gives MENRLSTILQEHYNELVQAYEGLNLYINKDGPSYVRGKLKFSVQDGQITIDDAFEMELLIPENYPSDPPVVFETGGRIPEGFHKYSDKSLCLGTPLEIRMKFKKNPTLLAFTREQIIPFLYSFCYYEKYGRMPYGEHAHGGQGILESYKHIFHTNSDISTLGLLKILAENNYRGHHDCPCGSGKKLRNCHGDQILEIIKYQNQVQFIEDYIRSVVFFKESGYDLPEALYSEKIMKHFSKKVMPKIEKKT, from the coding sequence GTGGAAAATAGATTATCAACAATCCTTCAGGAGCATTATAATGAGTTGGTTCAAGCCTATGAAGGTTTAAATCTATATATTAACAAAGACGGCCCGTCATATGTGCGGGGAAAATTGAAATTTAGTGTTCAAGATGGGCAGATTACAATCGATGACGCCTTCGAAATGGAGCTTCTGATTCCAGAGAATTATCCATCAGACCCTCCGGTTGTTTTTGAAACTGGGGGGCGTATTCCCGAAGGTTTCCATAAATATTCAGATAAATCTCTATGCTTGGGTACGCCTTTGGAAATTCGAATGAAGTTTAAAAAGAATCCAACATTACTTGCATTTACCAGAGAGCAGATTATCCCGTTTCTATATTCATTTTGTTATTATGAAAAGTACGGAAGAATGCCATATGGTGAACATGCGCACGGTGGCCAAGGTATTCTCGAATCCTATAAGCACATTTTTCACACTAACTCTGATATCTCTACGCTTGGGTTGCTGAAAATATTGGCTGAAAATAATTATAGGGGTCACCACGATTGCCCTTGTGGAAGCGGAAAAAAATTGCGTAATTGCCATGGAGATCAAATTCTTGAAATAATCAAATATCAAAATCAAGTACAATTTATTGAGGACTACATCCGTTCTGTAGTTTTTTTCAAAGAGTCAGGGTACGATTTGCCAGAAGCACTCTATAGCGAAAAAATAATGAAACATTTTTCTAAAAAAGTAATGCCGAAAATAGAAAAGAAGACATAG
- a CDS encoding DEAD/DEAH box helicase family protein — protein MDSHIEEIKARLVEIEKERGLLLKELDYISAADSSPAVLLGVPSCQKPPITIGERIALFLRLFRCRDDIFPKLWENKKKGIAGYSPACNAEWLRGICGKPSVKCRECPNRAYVPFDESVVLNHLRGIITIGTYTIREDDTCIFIAADFDKERWDADAIAYKTAARDMGIEVCIERSRSGKGSHAWIFFSEPIAARIARQLGTLILTRAMTRRHHIGFESYDRFFPSQDTMPKGGFGNLIALPLQKTPSEDGNSLFIDDNLTPYADQWRYLSGVRLLSGADITTVLQTHFSSPKLKETTEPTSPDIIDAEASILGKDKEIKGSYQGIARFYYSRHLEIDIQGLPSSLIVAFKRTATFANPKFFELQRMRFSTWNTPRYICSAGLSNDGNKMILPRGLLARCMEISELAGAEVQMIDLRSSTKRILVTFTGTLMPSQKTALRDLMFQDSGVLVAPPGAGKTVIACAAIGKRKLPTLILVHRKQLADQWKKRLHEFTDLTKDQIGVFSPDKQKRKGLVDIAMIQTLARDHNSESPIIGYGHIIVDECHHVPAISFESVLKRIEAHHFLGLTATPYRKDGLERIITMQCGPILHVMNETKAQSLIERRVIVRETKFRVESNENPQPALHEIWQALVSDKERLKLVASDVVSALNEGRFPLVLSDRKDHLESLLTEIISMLGKSQTAGYLITSETGKRIRIRIMEDIRTAHQRGKYPFLLSTGSLIGEGFDLPELSALVLAMPLSFKGRLVQYAGRLHRESSGKKDVVIYDYADVHINLCITMFRKRMVTYRKMGYNIDIPLESRLKDLLSRKK, from the coding sequence ATTCATCACCGGCCGTCCTCCTCGGTGTTCCTTCATGCCAAAAACCGCCGATCACTATTGGAGAGCGTATTGCTCTTTTTCTGAGACTTTTTCGCTGTCGTGACGATATCTTTCCCAAGCTGTGGGAAAACAAGAAAAAAGGGATAGCGGGCTACTCCCCGGCCTGCAATGCCGAATGGCTACGGGGTATTTGCGGCAAACCCAGCGTCAAGTGCAGGGAGTGCCCGAACCGTGCGTACGTGCCTTTCGATGAATCTGTAGTCCTCAACCACCTTCGTGGCATAATTACTATCGGAACCTACACCATCCGAGAAGACGACACATGCATATTTATAGCCGCTGATTTTGATAAAGAACGCTGGGATGCTGATGCGATCGCTTATAAAACCGCAGCACGGGACATGGGTATTGAAGTGTGTATTGAGCGATCCCGATCAGGGAAAGGTAGCCATGCCTGGATATTCTTTTCTGAACCCATAGCTGCCCGCATTGCCCGGCAGTTGGGAACGCTCATCCTTACCCGTGCGATGACGCGACGGCACCACATCGGGTTTGAGAGTTATGACAGGTTCTTTCCCAGTCAAGACACAATGCCTAAGGGGGGTTTCGGGAATCTCATCGCCCTGCCTCTGCAGAAAACTCCCTCAGAAGACGGTAACAGCCTTTTTATTGACGATAATCTAACACCATACGCCGACCAATGGCGTTATCTGAGTGGCGTCAGACTATTGTCCGGAGCGGACATCACAACCGTTCTGCAAACGCACTTCAGCTCCCCGAAGTTAAAGGAAACTACAGAACCGACCAGCCCGGACATTATTGACGCGGAAGCATCGATCCTTGGGAAAGATAAGGAAATAAAAGGTTCTTATCAAGGGATTGCCCGTTTCTACTACTCGCGTCATCTTGAAATAGACATCCAAGGGTTGCCGTCAAGTCTGATCGTTGCCTTCAAACGTACTGCGACTTTTGCAAACCCAAAATTTTTTGAGCTCCAGCGTATGCGTTTCTCGACTTGGAATACTCCTCGTTACATCTGTTCGGCGGGGTTGTCTAATGACGGGAACAAGATGATACTCCCCCGCGGCCTACTCGCACGATGTATGGAAATCAGCGAACTGGCCGGAGCGGAAGTACAAATGATCGATCTTCGCTCTTCCACGAAACGGATCCTAGTCACGTTCACGGGCACACTCATGCCTTCTCAAAAAACCGCCCTCAGAGACCTCATGTTCCAGGATTCCGGTGTCCTTGTTGCCCCGCCGGGGGCGGGAAAGACTGTAATTGCATGTGCGGCCATTGGAAAACGAAAACTTCCGACCCTTATCCTTGTCCATCGCAAACAGCTTGCCGATCAGTGGAAGAAGCGGCTTCACGAATTTACCGATCTCACGAAGGATCAAATCGGGGTTTTTAGCCCTGACAAGCAGAAGCGAAAAGGCCTTGTCGATATCGCCATGATCCAGACCCTTGCCCGTGACCATAACTCAGAGAGTCCGATAATCGGTTATGGTCATATAATCGTTGACGAGTGCCACCATGTGCCAGCTATATCCTTCGAGTCCGTACTGAAAAGGATCGAGGCGCATCATTTCCTCGGGCTCACGGCGACCCCGTACCGTAAGGATGGACTGGAAAGGATCATCACTATGCAGTGTGGCCCCATTCTTCATGTTATGAATGAGACAAAAGCACAATCACTTATCGAAAGGCGGGTAATCGTGCGGGAGACGAAGTTCAGGGTGGAAAGCAACGAGAATCCTCAACCTGCTCTCCATGAAATATGGCAGGCCCTGGTGTCCGATAAAGAACGTCTCAAGCTGGTCGCATCGGATGTTGTTTCCGCGCTCAATGAAGGAAGATTTCCACTCGTTCTTTCCGATCGGAAGGACCATCTCGAATCTCTGCTTACGGAAATTATTTCCATGTTGGGCAAAAGTCAAACTGCTGGATACCTTATAACCAGTGAAACAGGCAAGCGTATAAGAATCCGGATCATGGAAGATATCAGGACAGCACACCAGCGGGGAAAATATCCTTTCCTTCTCTCAACCGGTTCCCTTATCGGCGAGGGATTCGACTTGCCAGAGCTCTCCGCTTTGGTCCTTGCCATGCCCCTTTCCTTTAAAGGCCGCCTTGTACAGTACGCCGGAAGGCTCCATCGTGAAAGCAGCGGAAAAAAGGATGTGGTGATCTACGATTATGCAGATGTCCACATCAATCTCTGCATCACCATGTTCAGGAAAAGGATGGTCACTTATCGGAAGATGGGTTACAACATAGACATCCCACTCGAGTCTCGCCTAAAAGATTTGTTGAGCCGGAAAAAGTGA